From Pseudomonadota bacterium, one genomic window encodes:
- a CDS encoding tryptophan 7-halogenase — LERYLGTSLSAFDVRKIPIRSGHRQCFWRQNCVAVGLSAGFLEPLEASALVLVELSATMLAEQLPATRGVMDIVARRFNDTFSYRWDRIIDFLKLHYLLSQREDSTFWIDNRDPASVPESLQELMTLWRHHSPYNHDFTSNNEVFPAASYQYVLYGMGFRSETSSRVQMLRDGGVADALFRKNREAIERSGSMLPSNRELLTRIRDYGLQPV, encoded by the coding sequence CGCTGGAACGCTACCTAGGCACCTCGCTCTCGGCCTTCGACGTGCGCAAGATTCCGATACGGTCTGGGCATCGCCAGTGCTTCTGGAGACAGAACTGCGTCGCCGTTGGTTTGTCCGCGGGCTTTCTAGAGCCCTTGGAGGCCTCTGCGTTGGTATTGGTGGAGCTGTCGGCGACGATGCTCGCCGAGCAACTGCCCGCCACGCGCGGGGTGATGGACATCGTGGCGCGGCGTTTCAACGATACGTTCTCCTATCGGTGGGATCGCATCATCGATTTCCTCAAGCTGCATTACCTGCTCAGCCAGCGGGAAGACTCCACCTTCTGGATCGATAACCGAGACCCTGCTTCCGTCCCTGAAAGTCTGCAGGAGCTCATGACGCTGTGGCGCCATCACTCGCCATACAACCACGACTTCACTAGCAATAACGAGGTATTTCCCGCCGCCAGCTACCAATACGTGCTGTACGGTATGGGCTTCCGCTCTGAGACCTCGTCTAGAGTGCAGATGCTGCGCGATGGTGGCGTCGCCGATGCGTTGTTTCGTAAGAATCGCGAAGCGATCGAGCGTAGCGGGAGCATGCTGCCGTCGAACCGCGAGCTGCTCACGCGCATTCGCGACTACGGCTTACAACCCGTATAG